Proteins from a genomic interval of Solea solea chromosome 10, fSolSol10.1, whole genome shotgun sequence:
- the rln3b gene encoding relaxin-3b isoform X1 codes for MWKTALLTVGLLVALVTRVHSNDGHPAFYGVKLCGREFIRAVIFTCGGSRWRRSLGDPEEAFDPWNTNPMSQQSSDQDPAGSKSWKDPTLDVVPLAPGYGHSVHLPVSEGVLEVLRSADRKGRDAVVGLSNACCKWGCSKSEISSLC; via the exons ATGTGGAAGACAGCCCTCTTGACCGTAGGCTTATTGGTCGCTCTTGTCACCAGGGTGCACTCCAATGACGGCCATCCTGCTTTCTATGGAGTGAAGCTGTGTGGCAGAGAGTTCATACGAGCCGTTATCTTTACCTGCGGTGGTTCTCGCTGGAGGAGAAGCTTAGGCGACCCAG AAGAAGCCTTTGACCCATGGAACACAAATCCCATGTCTCAACAATCCAGTGACCAGGATCCCGCAGGGTCCAAATCATGGAAAGATCCAACATTGGACGTGGTACCTTTGGCTCCAGGATATGGCCACTCAGTTCACCTGCCTGTCTCAGAGGGAGTGCTGGAGGTGCTACGGAGTGCAGATCGAAAAGGACGGGATGCAGTGGTCGGACTGTCCAACGCCTGCTGCAAGTGGGGCTGTAGCAAGAGTGAAATCAGCTCTCTGTGTTGA
- the rln3b gene encoding relaxin-3b isoform X2, giving the protein MWKTALLTVGLLVALVTRVHSNDGHPAFYGVKLCGREFIRAVIFTCGGSRWRRSLGDPEAFDPWNTNPMSQQSSDQDPAGSKSWKDPTLDVVPLAPGYGHSVHLPVSEGVLEVLRSADRKGRDAVVGLSNACCKWGCSKSEISSLC; this is encoded by the exons ATGTGGAAGACAGCCCTCTTGACCGTAGGCTTATTGGTCGCTCTTGTCACCAGGGTGCACTCCAATGACGGCCATCCTGCTTTCTATGGAGTGAAGCTGTGTGGCAGAGAGTTCATACGAGCCGTTATCTTTACCTGCGGTGGTTCTCGCTGGAGGAGAAGCTTAGGCGACCCAG AAGCCTTTGACCCATGGAACACAAATCCCATGTCTCAACAATCCAGTGACCAGGATCCCGCAGGGTCCAAATCATGGAAAGATCCAACATTGGACGTGGTACCTTTGGCTCCAGGATATGGCCACTCAGTTCACCTGCCTGTCTCAGAGGGAGTGCTGGAGGTGCTACGGAGTGCAGATCGAAAAGGACGGGATGCAGTGGTCGGACTGTCCAACGCCTGCTGCAAGTGGGGCTGTAGCAAGAGTGAAATCAGCTCTCTGTGTTGA